In a genomic window of Rhinoraja longicauda isolate Sanriku21f chromosome 23, sRhiLon1.1, whole genome shotgun sequence:
- the LOC144605106 gene encoding fibroblast growth factor 19-like has protein sequence MGAWFTHLLLQLAAILGCSLVTPTPLVRTDSGAQLERDWGQQVRFKHLYMEGSSSHLQINPDGHIDSSHAQNFYTLLEIKAVERGQVVIRGVNTDQYLCMDTEGSIFGSPTYREDDCNFNEEQLETFYNVYHSPRHKKVLSLSLEKRPFIPNRELPPLSMFLPRENELPTATYSRRSSERETNDTDPFGMRSGQQGSPKLSRSSRG, from the exons ATGGGCGCCTGGTTTACCCATCTGCTACTGCAGCTCGCTGCAATCCTCGGGTGTTCACTGGTCACGCCAACTCCTCTGGTCAGGACGGACTCTGGAGCGCAACTGGAGCGGGACTGGGGCCAGCAGGTCCGATTCAAGCATTTGTAcatggaaggcagcagcagccacctGCAGATCAACCCTGACGGACACATCGACAGCTCGCACGCCCAGAACTTTTACA CTCTACTGGAGATCAAAGCAGTGGAGCGGGGCCAGGTGGTGATCCGAGGCGTGAATACAGACCAGTACCTGTGCATGGACACCGAGGGAAGCATCTTCGGATCG CCAACCTACCGTGAAGATGATTGTAACTTCAATGAGGAGCAGCTGGAAACATTCTACAACGTGTACCACTCGCCCAGGCACAAGAAGGTGCTAAGTCTAAGCCTGGAGAAGCGCCCATTCATCCCCAACAGAGAACTTCCTCCCCTTTCGATGTTTTTGCCGAGAGAAAACGAGTTGCCGACGGCAACGTACAGCAGGCGGAGCTCGGAGAGAGAGACGAACGATACCGACCCCTTTGGCATGAGGTCCGGGCAGCAGGGGAGCCCGAAACTGTCCAGAAGTAGCAGGGGCTAA